The Cellulophaga sp. L1A9 genome window below encodes:
- a CDS encoding low molecular weight protein-tyrosine-phosphatase, which produces MKTNILMVCLGNICRSPLAEGILQDKLNTASFYVDSAGTGDYHIGNPPDIRSIAVAKKHGIDISNQKCRQFKKEDFSAFDYIYVMDAKNYQNIIALATNQEEKLKVKLLLSELNLDNNEVPDPYWDDNGFEHVFQLIDSACTIVAEKLNSK; this is translated from the coding sequence ATGAAAACGAATATTCTAATGGTATGCCTCGGAAACATCTGTAGGTCGCCATTAGCCGAAGGTATCTTGCAGGACAAGCTAAACACAGCTTCTTTCTATGTAGATTCTGCTGGAACGGGAGATTATCATATTGGCAATCCACCAGATATTCGCTCTATTGCTGTTGCTAAAAAACACGGTATAGATATTTCTAATCAAAAGTGCAGACAATTTAAGAAAGAAGATTTTTCGGCATTTGATTACATCTATGTGATGGATGCTAAAAACTATCAAAATATCATTGCACTAGCTACCAATCAAGAAGAAAAATTAAAAGTCAAATTACTTTTAAGTGAATTAAATCTTGACAACAATGAAGTTCCGGACCCCTATTGGGATGATAATGGCTTCGAACATGTTTTTCAGTTAATTGATAGTGCTTGCACCATTGTTGCTGAAAAATTGAATTCTAAATAA
- a CDS encoding SAM-dependent methyltransferase — protein sequence MDNTKFGKLYLIPTTLGENEPLEVLPLSVKQAIENINYYIVENEKTARRFIKKISSKKSQGDLVLESLNKFTEPEMIPTFLQPCLEGKDVGIISEAGCPGIADPGADVVRIAHEKNIRVIPLVGPSSILLALMASGFNGQNFAFNGYLPIDNSDRKSTIKRLERLSKDADQSQIFIETPYRNDKLLAELIKTVHPFTKICVACDITLPTELIATKTAKDWTTENIDLHKRPTIFIIQA from the coding sequence ATGGATAATACAAAATTTGGTAAATTATACTTAATTCCTACTACATTAGGCGAGAATGAACCTTTAGAAGTATTACCCCTATCCGTAAAACAAGCCATTGAAAATATCAATTACTACATTGTAGAAAATGAAAAAACCGCACGAAGGTTTATAAAAAAAATTAGTTCCAAAAAATCACAAGGAGATTTAGTTTTAGAATCTCTTAATAAATTCACAGAACCAGAGATGATACCCACCTTTCTTCAACCTTGCTTAGAAGGCAAAGATGTTGGGATTATATCTGAAGCTGGCTGCCCAGGTATTGCAGATCCAGGAGCAGATGTGGTACGTATTGCTCACGAAAAAAACATCCGTGTTATTCCGTTAGTCGGACCATCATCAATTCTTTTAGCCCTTATGGCAAGCGGATTTAATGGTCAAAATTTTGCTTTTAACGGATACCTTCCTATTGATAACAGTGATCGAAAAAGTACAATTAAGCGATTAGAGCGACTATCAAAGGACGCAGATCAGTCACAAATATTTATTGAAACACCTTATAGAAATGATAAGCTTCTGGCGGAGTTAATTAAAACGGTACATCCATTTACAAAAATTTGTGTCGCCTGCGACATAACACTACCAACAGAACTAATTGCTACAAAAACAGCAAAAGATTGGACTACAGAGAATATTGATTTACATAAGAGACCTACAATATTTATCATTCAAGCATAA
- the mltG gene encoding endolytic transglycosylase MltG, whose amino-acid sequence MYLKKIILAILIIGLIIGGVFVYMVYGAFFTPNTAFNNDQAYVYIPSDANFTTVEEVLTPLLKDFASFESAAQKKGYASHVRPGKYAISKGMNNNEIINTLRSKNLPVKLAFNNQETLEDLAGRVATQIEADSLSLLNAFNDADFLKENGFNEQTKLVMYIPNSYEFFWNTSAEKFRDRMFTEYKRFWNDARTAKAKAMNLTPIQVSTLASVVHKETAKVDERPRVAGVYLNRLRDGILLQADPTVIYALKLHTGDFDQIIKRVLYRDLELDSPYNTYKYAGLPPGPIAMPDITAIDAVLNPEEHNYYYFVANVENFGYHKFAKTLAQHNQNKEQYVRWINSQNIKR is encoded by the coding sequence ATGTATTTGAAAAAAATAATTCTAGCAATTTTAATAATTGGACTAATCATCGGAGGTGTTTTTGTATACATGGTGTATGGCGCTTTCTTTACTCCTAATACCGCATTTAATAACGATCAAGCTTATGTATATATCCCTTCAGATGCAAATTTTACAACTGTAGAAGAAGTGTTAACCCCATTATTAAAAGATTTCGCTTCTTTTGAGTCTGCAGCGCAGAAAAAAGGATACGCATCTCATGTAAGACCGGGTAAGTATGCCATTTCAAAGGGGATGAATAATAATGAGATCATTAATACGCTAAGGAGTAAGAATTTACCTGTAAAGTTAGCTTTTAATAACCAAGAAACTCTTGAAGATTTAGCAGGTAGGGTTGCTACTCAGATAGAAGCGGATAGTTTGTCTTTGTTAAATGCATTTAATGATGCTGATTTTTTAAAAGAAAATGGATTTAATGAGCAGACAAAATTAGTGATGTATATACCTAATAGCTATGAGTTTTTCTGGAATACTTCAGCAGAAAAATTTAGAGACAGAATGTTTACGGAATATAAGAGGTTCTGGAATGATGCTAGAACAGCTAAAGCAAAGGCCATGAATTTAACGCCTATTCAAGTTTCTACGTTGGCATCAGTAGTGCATAAAGAAACAGCGAAAGTAGATGAGCGCCCTAGAGTAGCGGGGGTGTATTTAAATAGACTGCGTGACGGAATACTTTTGCAAGCAGATCCAACCGTTATTTATGCGCTAAAATTGCATACGGGAGATTTTGATCAAATAATTAAGAGAGTATTGTATCGTGACTTGGAACTAGATTCGCCTTACAATACCTATAAATATGCGGGATTACCTCCGGGGCCAATTGCAATGCCAGATATCACGGCTATTGATGCTGTTTTAAACCCAGAAGAACATAATTACTACTATTTTGTGGCCAACGTCGAAAATTTTGGATATCATAAGTTCGCAAAAACGCTTGCGCAACACAACCAAAATAAAGAACAGTACGTCCGATGGATAAATAGCCAAAATATAAAAAGATAG
- a CDS encoding GNAT family N-acetyltransferase, with translation MYSLKGEKVYLRALEPSDLDFLYQLENTTAVWEVSGTTAPYSRQVLEMYLDNVHRDIYEVKQLRLCICSLDDTVVGLIDLFDFDPKNRKAGIGVVIASEERRNNGFGAEALELLCGYSRITLEMHQVYCNILEDNHASIHLFEKLGFEKIGTKKDWILSEGKFKNEILYQKIFN, from the coding sequence ATGTATAGTCTAAAAGGAGAAAAAGTTTACTTAAGAGCATTAGAACCTTCAGATCTGGATTTTCTGTACCAATTAGAAAATACTACGGCGGTTTGGGAGGTTAGTGGTACTACTGCGCCCTATTCTAGACAGGTTTTAGAGATGTACCTTGATAATGTGCATCGCGACATTTATGAAGTAAAACAATTGCGTTTGTGTATTTGTTCTCTTGATGATACGGTTGTTGGTTTAATAGATTTGTTTGATTTTGATCCTAAAAATCGCAAAGCTGGAATAGGTGTTGTAATAGCTTCAGAAGAACGTCGGAATAATGGGTTTGGGGCAGAGGCTCTAGAACTACTTTGTGGATATTCGCGTATAACTTTAGAGATGCATCAAGTGTATTGCAATATTCTAGAGGATAATCATGCGAGCATACATCTTTTCGAAAAGTTAGGTTTTGAAAAAATAGGTACTAAAAAAGATTGGATTTTATCCGAAGGAAAATTTAAAAACGAAATTCTTTATCAAAAAATTTTTAATTAA
- the dapF gene encoding diaminopimelate epimerase has translation MKLTFYKFQGTGNDFVMVDNRQNIFDKENSSLIAFLCDRRFGVGADGLILLENEDGLDFKMVYFNSDGNESTMCGNGGRCLVAFAKYLDIIKDSASFNAIDGLHKASIKEGLVSLQMKDVAEIKEKPNAVFLDTGSPHHVQMVANLKDFQVKKEGARLRYGVYGEKGSNINFVEQIDATNFSVRTYERGVEDETLSCGTGVTAAAIAMHKTGKTTSNEIFVKALGGNLTIKFDVNADVYSNVFLTGPAKFVFKGEIDV, from the coding sequence ATGAAACTTACATTTTATAAATTTCAAGGTACGGGAAATGATTTTGTAATGGTTGATAACCGTCAAAATATATTTGATAAAGAGAATTCCAGCCTTATTGCGTTCTTGTGTGATCGAAGATTTGGGGTAGGTGCAGATGGTCTTATACTATTGGAAAATGAGGACGGATTAGATTTTAAAATGGTTTATTTTAATTCTGATGGAAATGAAAGTACCATGTGTGGAAATGGAGGAAGATGTTTGGTGGCTTTCGCTAAATATTTGGATATTATAAAAGATTCCGCTTCTTTTAATGCCATTGATGGTTTGCATAAAGCATCTATTAAGGAAGGGTTAGTTAGTTTGCAAATGAAAGATGTAGCGGAAATTAAAGAGAAGCCTAATGCGGTTTTCTTAGATACTGGCTCTCCTCATCATGTTCAGATGGTAGCTAATTTAAAAGATTTTCAAGTAAAAAAAGAAGGAGCTCGCTTGCGTTATGGCGTATATGGAGAGAAGGGGAGTAATATCAATTTTGTAGAACAGATAGATGCTACTAATTTCTCGGTGAGAACTTATGAAAGAGGTGTGGAAGATGAGACGTTATCTTGTGGTACAGGTGTAACAGCAGCTGCAATAGCAATGCATAAAACAGGGAAAACAACGAGCAATGAAATATTTGTCAAAGCGCTAGGCGGAAATTTAACAATTAAATTTGATGTAAATGCTGATGTGTATTCTAATGTTTTTTTAACCGGACCCGCAAAATTTGTATTCAAAGGCGAAATAGATGTATAG
- a CDS encoding S1C family serine protease: MKNIANLLLVSVFAGAITLGAYKLFFEQNAYIFTDSGATPYTTASYTPTSARGAGINEVDFTSAAERTVNAVVHVKNVAINNGPKNIMEFLYGYETDSRPQVRGAGSGVIISPDGYIVTNNHVIDGASQLQITLNDNTTYQAELIGTDPNSDIALIKVDTDHKLPYLAFGDSDNAKIGEWVLAVGNPFNLTSTVTAGIVSAKARSLGGSNQSFLQTDAAVNPGNSGGALVNTNGDLIGINTAISSQTGSYVGYSFAVPSNIAKKVIDDILEYGNVQKGILGIKTPSLNTPYALEKGLNELTGIFIDGVEEDSGAADANLERGDIIKQIDEVKIKNFPQLNGYLATKRPGDEVQVTIEREGELLTIPVLLKERQTIILPIMDLEVKNLNEKDRKDFRTKKGVKIVGVSERYEGYGLDGKVLLAVGDEEINDIKDAKVLFGKITKYHSTSITMLNKKGEKERIILQ, translated from the coding sequence ATGAAGAATATTGCGAATTTATTATTGGTTTCTGTGTTTGCAGGAGCTATTACGTTAGGAGCATACAAACTTTTTTTTGAACAAAACGCTTATATTTTCACAGATTCAGGAGCCACACCTTATACCACAGCTAGTTATACACCTACGAGTGCTAGAGGCGCAGGTATTAATGAGGTAGATTTTACTTCTGCCGCTGAAAGGACTGTCAATGCCGTTGTTCACGTTAAAAATGTAGCTATAAATAATGGTCCAAAGAATATCATGGAGTTTTTATATGGATATGAAACAGATTCAAGACCTCAGGTTAGAGGTGCTGGTTCTGGAGTAATTATCTCACCTGATGGATATATTGTCACTAACAACCATGTTATTGACGGTGCATCGCAACTCCAGATTACCTTAAATGACAACACCACGTATCAAGCCGAGTTAATTGGAACAGACCCTAATTCTGATATTGCTTTAATTAAAGTAGATACGGATCACAAATTGCCTTATTTAGCGTTTGGTGATTCTGATAATGCTAAAATTGGAGAATGGGTATTGGCTGTTGGTAACCCTTTTAATTTAACATCAACGGTGACTGCAGGTATTGTGAGCGCAAAAGCAAGATCACTAGGCGGAAGCAACCAATCTTTTCTTCAAACAGATGCTGCGGTTAACCCTGGAAATAGTGGTGGTGCGTTAGTAAATACGAATGGCGATTTAATAGGAATTAATACCGCTATAAGCTCTCAAACAGGATCATATGTAGGGTATTCTTTTGCCGTACCTAGTAATATAGCTAAAAAAGTGATTGATGATATTTTAGAATACGGAAATGTTCAAAAAGGCATTTTAGGTATTAAGACACCTTCATTAAATACACCATATGCTTTAGAAAAAGGCTTAAATGAATTGACTGGAATTTTTATCGATGGCGTAGAAGAAGATTCTGGTGCGGCAGATGCAAACCTAGAACGAGGAGATATCATCAAGCAAATAGACGAGGTTAAAATAAAAAATTTCCCACAACTTAATGGATACCTTGCTACAAAAAGACCTGGGGATGAAGTGCAAGTAACCATAGAACGAGAAGGAGAATTATTAACAATTCCTGTTTTATTAAAAGAGCGTCAAACGATTATCCTACCTATAATGGATTTAGAAGTAAAAAACTTGAATGAGAAAGATCGCAAGGATTTTAGAACTAAAAAAGGAGTCAAAATTGTAGGAGTTTCCGAACGCTATGAAGGATATGGCTTAGACGGCAAAGTATTACTTGCCGTTGGCGATGAAGAGATAAATGACATTAAAGACGCCAAAGTTTTGTTTGGAAAAATCACTAAATACCATAGTACAAGCATCACTATGTTGAATAAAAAGGGTGAAAAAGAACGTATTATTCTTCAATAA
- a CDS encoding glyceraldehyde-3-phosphate dehydrogenase, protein MDKIKSYEKELAFQADRRKATTEFIKIVSDLWYDKSIEVVLFKNQVIDKNVSDIINLHQYACEFVQKPISIFDSVEILRAINDMKLPPSKLDIGKLTYEYHANNDDEEHVKAFVFNRLKDAEIAEVIKPKDVVLYGFGRIGRLVARELMAKTGKGNQMRLRAIVIRGAINKDVLEKRASLLRIDSIHGEFNGTVDIDVENNALIINGTTVHIINADKPEDIDYTAYGIINALVIDNTGAFRDKVALSRHLKAKGAAKVLLTAPGQGIPNIVHGVNHKEFDPKTNKIFSAASCTTNAITPVLKVIEDSLGVIKGHIETIHAFTNDQNLVDNMHNKYRRGRAATLNMVITETGAGKAVTKALPSLVGKLTSNAIRVPVPNGSLAILNLEIATKTSKEAINTIMKKYALQGDLVEQIKYSFNNELVSSDIVGTSAPSIYDSKATIVSEDGKNIVLYIWYDNEYGYSHQVIRLAKYISKVRRFTYY, encoded by the coding sequence ATGGACAAAATTAAATCTTACGAGAAAGAACTTGCTTTTCAAGCAGATAGGCGAAAGGCCACTACAGAGTTTATAAAAATTGTAAGCGACTTATGGTATGATAAATCTATTGAGGTCGTTTTATTTAAAAATCAAGTAATTGATAAAAATGTTAGTGACATTATCAACCTTCATCAATATGCCTGTGAATTTGTTCAAAAACCAATCTCGATATTTGATTCTGTAGAAATACTGAGAGCTATTAATGATATGAAATTACCTCCTTCTAAACTAGATATTGGTAAACTTACGTATGAATACCACGCAAACAATGATGACGAAGAACATGTAAAAGCTTTTGTTTTTAACAGGCTCAAAGATGCAGAAATAGCGGAAGTAATAAAGCCAAAGGACGTAGTGCTGTATGGTTTTGGTAGAATTGGTCGTCTTGTCGCTAGAGAATTAATGGCAAAAACAGGAAAAGGCAATCAAATGCGATTGAGAGCTATTGTGATTCGGGGTGCTATCAACAAAGATGTATTAGAAAAAAGAGCAAGCTTACTTCGTATAGATTCTATTCATGGCGAATTTAACGGCACTGTAGATATTGACGTTGAAAATAATGCTTTGATTATAAATGGTACTACAGTTCATATTATTAATGCAGACAAACCAGAAGACATTGATTACACTGCCTATGGAATTATAAATGCCTTGGTTATAGACAACACAGGAGCATTCAGAGATAAAGTTGCCTTGTCAAGACATTTAAAAGCTAAAGGAGCTGCAAAAGTATTATTAACGGCACCCGGACAAGGAATACCGAATATTGTTCATGGAGTTAACCATAAAGAATTTGACCCTAAAACAAATAAAATATTCTCCGCTGCCTCGTGTACCACGAATGCTATTACCCCAGTATTAAAAGTCATTGAAGATTCTTTAGGCGTTATCAAAGGTCATATTGAAACAATTCATGCGTTTACAAACGACCAAAATTTAGTGGATAATATGCACAATAAATACCGTCGTGGTAGAGCTGCTACCCTAAATATGGTGATTACTGAAACTGGAGCAGGTAAAGCTGTTACCAAAGCCTTACCTAGTTTAGTTGGAAAATTAACCTCTAATGCTATTCGCGTTCCCGTTCCAAATGGATCATTGGCTATTTTAAATTTAGAGATAGCTACTAAAACATCAAAAGAAGCGATAAATACGATTATGAAAAAATATGCTCTTCAAGGCGATTTGGTGGAGCAAATTAAATATTCTTTTAACAACGAATTGGTTTCCTCTGACATTGTAGGTACTTCTGCCCCATCTATATATGATAGCAAAGCTACTATTGTTTCCGAAGACGGAAAAAACATTGTTCTTTATATTTGGTATGATAATGAATACGGGTATTCGCACCAAGTAATTAGGCTCGCTAAGTATATTTCTAAGGTTAGACGCTTTACTTATTACTAA
- a CDS encoding tRNA (guanine-N1)-methyltransferase yields the protein MKNIRLLLVTLALLSVNLHFAQESQDDTEEDASLESGSIHGQFDYLAKKSGNYRADGVYYEVVKITSLEKLKQNVIDTLNLINKRTTELNKVIVDNEKDIKSLNEKLSETTNNLSSVTEEKDSMSILGILIAKATYNVILWTLIAALLLFLLFFIYKFRNSNILTQEAKTNLSELEVEYEEHRRRALEREQKISRQYQDEINKNKKGK from the coding sequence ATGAAAAACATTAGATTATTACTTGTAACCTTAGCACTGTTATCGGTTAACTTACATTTTGCTCAAGAATCACAAGACGACACCGAAGAAGACGCGTCATTAGAATCAGGTTCAATACATGGGCAGTTTGATTACTTAGCTAAAAAATCTGGAAATTACAGAGCAGATGGCGTGTATTACGAAGTAGTAAAGATTACGAGCTTAGAAAAGCTAAAGCAAAATGTTATTGACACTCTTAATTTAATTAACAAGAGAACTACAGAACTAAATAAAGTTATTGTAGATAATGAAAAAGACATTAAATCTTTAAACGAAAAACTATCTGAAACAACAAACAATCTATCTTCTGTAACGGAAGAAAAAGATAGTATGTCCATTCTAGGTATTTTAATCGCAAAGGCTACTTATAATGTTATCTTATGGACGCTAATTGCAGCTCTTCTCCTATTTTTATTATTTTTTATCTATAAATTTAGAAATAGTAATATTCTTACTCAAGAAGCGAAGACAAACTTATCTGAGCTTGAAGTAGAATATGAGGAACATAGACGTAGAGCTTTAGAGAGAGAGCAAAAAATTAGCAGACAATACCAAGACGAGATTAATAAAAATAAAAAGGGTAAATAA
- the trmD gene encoding tRNA (guanosine(37)-N1)-methyltransferase TrmD produces the protein MRIDIITVLPELLKSPFEASILKRAIEKGIVEVHMHNLRDYTNLSYNQIDDYQFGGGAGMVMMIEPIDKCIAALKEQRTYDEVIYMTPDGKTLNQKVANSMSLLENIIILCGHYKGVDQRVRDAYITKEISIGDYVLSGGELGAAVFCDTIIRLIPGVLSNETSALTDTFQDDLLAPPVYTRPAEYKGMHVPEILLSGNFPKIEKWREDKAYERTEKLRPDLLK, from the coding sequence ATGCGTATTGATATTATAACAGTTCTACCGGAATTACTCAAAAGTCCTTTTGAAGCTAGTATTCTAAAAAGAGCTATTGAAAAAGGTATTGTAGAAGTACACATGCATAACCTTAGAGATTATACCAATTTAAGCTACAACCAAATTGATGATTATCAATTTGGTGGTGGCGCAGGTATGGTTATGATGATTGAGCCTATAGACAAGTGCATCGCTGCATTGAAAGAGCAAAGAACGTACGATGAAGTTATTTATATGACTCCTGATGGCAAGACGTTAAATCAGAAAGTAGCAAATAGCATGTCGCTCTTAGAAAATATTATTATTCTCTGTGGCCATTATAAAGGCGTAGACCAAAGGGTTCGCGACGCGTATATTACTAAAGAAATATCTATAGGAGATTATGTTTTATCCGGAGGGGAATTAGGAGCAGCTGTTTTCTGTGATACCATTATTCGCTTAATCCCCGGAGTATTAAGTAATGAAACTTCCGCCTTAACAGATACCTTTCAAGATGATTTATTAGCTCCTCCTGTCTATACCAGACCTGCAGAATATAAAGGAATGCATGTTCCTGAAATTCTTTTAAGCGGAAATTTTCCTAAAATAGAAAAGTGGAGAGAAGATAAAGCTTACGAGCGCACTGAAAAGCTTAGACCTGATTTATTGAAATAA
- the rplS gene encoding 50S ribosomal protein L19: protein MEALLKFVQDEFVTKKEFPNFSAGDTITVYYEIKEGEKTRTQFFRGVVIQRRGSGSSETFTIRKMSGTVGVERIFPINLPALQKVEVNKRGKVRRSRIFYFRGLTGKKARIKEIRS from the coding sequence ATGGAAGCATTATTAAAATTTGTTCAAGACGAATTTGTAACTAAAAAAGAATTTCCTAATTTCTCAGCAGGTGATACAATTACCGTATACTATGAAATTAAGGAAGGTGAAAAGACACGTACTCAGTTTTTTAGAGGTGTTGTAATACAAAGAAGAGGTTCTGGATCATCAGAAACTTTTACCATTAGAAAAATGTCTGGAACAGTAGGAGTTGAACGTATCTTCCCTATTAACTTGCCTGCATTACAAAAAGTAGAAGTTAACAAAAGAGGTAAAGTTAGAAGATCTCGTATCTTTTACTTCAGAGGACTTACTGGTAAGAAAGCAAGAATTAAAGAAATTCGTTCTTAA
- a CDS encoding NADP-dependent isocitrate dehydrogenase produces MPKIIYTKTDEAPALATQSFLPIVKAFTKTSGIKIETKDISLAGRIIATFPDFLKEDQRIADDLKELGALVKSPDANIIKLPNISASVPQLKEAITELQEKGYALPNYPDEIKSEEDKDVKSRYDKIKGSAVNPILREGNSDRRAPRAVKNYAKKNPHSMGPWSSDSKTQVATMGENDFKTNEKSLTLPKATKINIEFIAADGTKSILKENLGLLEGEIIDATVLGKTALINFLKKEIKDAKEKGVLLSVHLKATMMKVSDPIIFGHVVETYFEAVFSKYADTFKELGVSANNGLESLLNKLNSLPEAKHKEILSAIENTIANGPDLAMVNSDKGITNLHVPSDVIVDASMPAMIRNSGKMWDKNGKAQDTKAIIPDSSYAGIYQVTIDFCKKHGAFDPTTMGTVPNVGLMAQKAEEYGSHDKTFEISAKGKVNILDLNSNEVLLSHDVEEGDIFRMCQVKDAPIQDWIKLAVSRARASQLPTIFWLDENRAHDAELIKKVNTYLPNYDTKGLDIRILSPEDATQATLERIIKGEDTISVSGNVLRDYLTDLFPILEVGTSAKMLSIVPLMNGGGLFETGAGGSAPKHVEQFLEEGHLRWDSLGEFLALGVSLEHYSEKYSNEKALVLADALDAATEKFLDNDKSPSRKVGELDNRGSHFYLTLYWAEELAKQDKNAELKAEFTPISNALKSNEAKIIQELNNAQGHKVEINGYYKGDDALIAKAMRPSETFNTILAAL; encoded by the coding sequence ATGCCAAAAATAATTTATACTAAGACTGACGAAGCTCCAGCTTTGGCAACTCAGTCCTTCTTACCAATAGTTAAAGCATTTACAAAAACATCAGGAATAAAGATAGAGACTAAAGATATTTCTTTAGCTGGAAGAATCATTGCAACCTTCCCTGATTTTCTTAAAGAAGATCAACGTATTGCCGATGATTTAAAAGAATTAGGGGCACTGGTAAAGAGCCCAGATGCCAATATTATTAAGCTTCCAAATATTAGCGCTTCTGTTCCTCAACTAAAAGAGGCAATCACTGAATTACAAGAAAAAGGATATGCGTTACCAAATTATCCAGATGAAATTAAGTCAGAAGAAGATAAAGATGTAAAGTCTCGTTATGACAAGATTAAAGGGAGTGCTGTAAACCCAATATTACGCGAAGGAAACTCTGATCGTAGAGCTCCTAGAGCGGTAAAAAATTACGCCAAGAAAAATCCACATTCAATGGGTCCTTGGAGTTCAGATTCTAAAACTCAAGTAGCTACTATGGGGGAAAATGACTTCAAAACAAATGAAAAGTCATTAACTCTTCCTAAAGCGACTAAAATAAATATAGAATTTATAGCAGCCGATGGTACAAAATCTATATTAAAAGAAAACTTAGGCCTTCTTGAAGGTGAAATTATTGATGCTACGGTATTAGGTAAAACAGCATTAATTAACTTCTTAAAAAAGGAAATTAAAGACGCTAAAGAAAAAGGAGTTCTTTTATCGGTGCATTTAAAAGCCACCATGATGAAAGTATCTGACCCAATTATATTTGGTCACGTTGTAGAAACTTATTTCGAAGCTGTATTCTCTAAGTATGCTGATACTTTTAAGGAATTAGGAGTTAGTGCGAACAACGGCTTAGAGAGCCTTTTAAATAAGCTAAATAGCCTACCTGAAGCTAAGCATAAGGAAATTCTTTCTGCTATAGAAAACACAATAGCAAACGGACCTGATTTAGCTATGGTAAATTCTGATAAAGGAATTACCAACCTTCATGTACCTAGCGATGTTATTGTTGATGCTTCTATGCCTGCTATGATCAGAAATTCTGGTAAAATGTGGGATAAAAATGGAAAAGCACAAGATACCAAAGCAATAATTCCAGATAGTAGTTACGCTGGCATATACCAAGTAACCATAGATTTCTGTAAAAAACATGGCGCTTTTGATCCTACTACAATGGGAACTGTTCCTAATGTTGGTCTTATGGCTCAAAAAGCAGAAGAATACGGATCTCACGACAAAACATTTGAAATAAGTGCAAAAGGCAAAGTAAACATTCTTGATTTAAATTCTAATGAAGTATTACTTTCTCACGATGTTGAAGAGGGTGATATTTTTAGAATGTGTCAAGTTAAAGATGCTCCTATTCAAGATTGGATAAAACTTGCTGTTTCTAGAGCAAGAGCATCGCAATTACCTACTATTTTCTGGTTGGACGAAAACCGTGCTCACGATGCTGAATTAATTAAAAAGGTAAATACTTACCTACCTAATTACGACACCAAAGGTTTAGATATAAGAATTCTTTCTCCAGAAGATGCTACCCAAGCAACTCTTGAAAGAATTATTAAAGGAGAAGATACCATTTCTGTTTCTGGTAACGTTTTACGTGATTATTTAACAGATTTATTTCCAATTTTAGAAGTTGGTACAAGTGCAAAAATGCTTTCTATAGTTCCTTTAATGAACGGAGGAGGTTTATTTGAAACTGGTGCTGGTGGTTCTGCTCCAAAGCATGTAGAACAATTTTTAGAAGAAGGACATTTAAGATGGGATTCTCTTGGAGAATTTCTAGCCCTAGGAGTATCTTTAGAACATTACAGCGAAAAGTATTCTAATGAAAAAGCTTTGGTTTTAGCTGATGCATTAGATGCCGCTACTGAAAAATTCCTAGATAACGATAAATCGCCTTCTAGAAAAGTAGGTGAACTAGACAATAGAGGCAGTCATTTCTACTTAACATTATATTGGGCAGAAGAGTTAGCGAAACAAGATAAAAATGCGGAGCTAAAAGCTGAGTTTACACCAATATCGAATGCTTTGAAAAGTAATGAAGCAAAAATTATTCAAGAGCTAAATAACGCTCAAGGTCATAAAGTAGAAATTAATGGTTATTACAAAGGAGACGATGCTTTAATTGCTAAAGCAATGCGCCCAAGTGAAACATTTAATACGATTCTAGCTGCATTATAA